One window from the genome of Cryptomeria japonica chromosome 6, Sugi_1.0, whole genome shotgun sequence encodes:
- the LOC131043723 gene encoding G-type lectin S-receptor-like serine/threonine-protein kinase At2g19130, with protein MLLYFNARRRFVPTSAMGEIREKFGLSLCFVFTVLIQLKSCDAAVEGGDALSLDTSLTGNQTIISQNGTFELGFFNPNGTSNWYVGIWYANMAEKTYVWVANRETPARNRSSVLTLSKEGDLGLFDATGASLWSANVTKKAFQAVILDSGNFVMLSVDNKSEIVWQSFDHPVDTMLPGMRFGGQQKLVSWKSSLDPAPGLFSYHVDPTGAKQLLLTWNNSVQYWTSGTWDGKVFSQIPEMTDKGSYNITVENKKSGLYVTYTLKNILSRFVLAKSGEIQQYGLLNESRWNLFWSQPRDQCGVYGLCGAYGSCNPNNIQFCSCVEGFTPRDIQAWDSRESWSSGCVPQSPLNCDAKNGSTDGFLEPSVTSPDVGSASSYPATTRKDCQNACLLNCSCTAFTFKSPSGPCRIWSGDLLNMQKSEPKSNSNVFIRVAASSLSKANKSSSFKQKNTNIVDVVLGIVGALAVALGIFSTLMWWRHRQRHQPRLIERYSDPSTSFLRMFSYMELRIATRNFRYKLGRGGFGTVFKGTLIDGTLVAVKKMEGSRQDEKQFRAEINSLGIIQHVNLVRLRGFCAQGSRRFLIYDYMPNGSLNSLLFSSNSKSEGTVLDWKTRFDIALGTARGLHYLHEKCRDCIIHCDIKPENILLDNNFSAKLADFGLAKLVGRDFSRVLTTTRGTRGYLAPEWISGLPITPKVDVYSFGMTLLEIISGRRNLDLNEQDSSKYYFPAWAATQIYNGNTINIVEEGIAEERDLEEVRRASIVGLLCIEQDEEVRPSMGEVVLLLEGKMQPQIQQAQISANMDKQANRSETDSDSDGEVIH; from the coding sequence ATGCTCTTGTACTTCAACGCTAGAAGGAGGTTTGTTCCAACTTCAGCAATGGGGGAAATCAGGGAAAAATTCGGCTTGAGCCTGTGTTTTGTTTTTACAGTGCTTATTCAACTGAAAAGTTGTGATGCTGCAGTCGAGGGTGGAGATGCTCTTTCCTTGGACACCTCGCTTACTGGAAACCAGACAATAATTTCCCAGAATGGCACATTTGAATTGGGATTCTTCAACCCAAATGGAACCAGTAACTGGTATGTCGGCATCTGGTATGCCAATATGGCAGAGAAGACGTATGTTTGGGTGGCTAACAGAGAGACTCCTGCGAGAAACAGGTCTAGCGTTTTGACGCTGTCAAAAGAAGGTGATCTGGGACTGTTTGACGCAACGGGTGCATCTCTTTGGTCGGCCAATGTGACCAAGAAGGCTTTCCAGGCTGTGATATTAGATTCTGGTAATTTTGTAATGCTCAGTGTTGACAATAAATCTGAAATTGTTTGGCAAAGTTTCGACCATCCTGTTGACACCATGTTGCCAGGGATGAGGTTCGGTGGACAGCAAAAGCTAGTCTCTTGGAAAAGTTCATTGGACCCTGCTCCTGGGCTTTTCTCCTATCACGTGGATCCAACTGGGGCCAAACAATTGTTGCTAACATGGAACAATTCTGTACAGTATTGGACAAGCGGAACTTGGGACGGCAAAGTTTTCAGTCAAATTCCAGAAATGACAGACAAAGGCTCCTACAATATCACCGTTGAAAATAAAAAATCTGGTTTGTATGTCACATATACACTGAAGAATATCCTCTCACGTTTCGTCCTAGCTAAGTCTGGAGAAATTCAGCAATATGGTCTTCTTAATGAGAGTAGATGGAACTTGTTCTGGTCTCAACCAAGAGATCAATGTGGCGTATATGGTCTGTGCGGCGCTTACGGAAGCTGCAACCCCAACAATATTCAATTCTGCAGTTGCGTGGAAGGATTCACCCCAAGAGACATTCAGGCCTGGGATTCGCGAGAGTCGTGGTCCAGTGGCTGTGTTCCGCAAAGCCCCTTAAACTGTGATGCCAAAAATGGCAGCACGGACGGATTCCTTGAGCCGAGCGTCACTTCGCCTGATGTTGGTTCCGCTTCCTCATACCCTGCAACCACAAGGAAAGATTGCCAGAATGCTTGCCTCCTGAACTGCTCGTGCACTGCGTTTACTTTCAAATCGCCTTCAGGGCCGTGCCGGATCTGGTCAGGAGATTTGTTAAACATGCAGAAAAGTGAACCCAAAAGcaattcaaatgtttttattcgaGTAGCCGCCTCTTCACTTTCGAAGGCCAATAAATCGTCCTCCTTCAAACAAAAAAACACTAATATTGTAGACGTAGTGCTAGGTATTGTTGGTGCTCTCGCCGTTGCTTTGGGTATCTTTTCAACATTAATGTGGTGGAGGCATCGGCAGAGGCATCAGCCACGATTGATAGAGAGGTATTCAGATCCCTCGACCTCTTTTCTTAGAATGTTTAGCTACATGGAGTTGAGGATTGCAACTAGGAATTTCAGGTATAAGTTGGGGAGGGGAGGATTCGGCACCGTGTTCAAAGGAACCCTAATAGACGGCACGCTCGTGGCCGTAAAGAAAATGGAGGGTTCACGACAAGATGAGAAGCAATTCCGAGCGGAAATCAATTCTCTTGGAATCATACAACATGTGAATTTGGTCAGGCTTCGAGGGTTTTGTGCACAAGGATCGAGAAGGTTTCTGATTTATGATTACATGCCCAACGGCTCTCTGAATTCTTTACTCTTCTCAAGTAATTCGAAAAGCGAAGGGACGGTACTTGATTGGAAGACCCGATTTGATATTGCATTAGGCACTGCAAGAGGGCTACATTATCTCCACGAAAAATGCAGAGATTGCATCATTCACTGCGATATTAAGCCCGAGAACATTCTTCTGGACAACAATTTTTCAGCCAAGTTAGCAGATTTCGGATTGGCGAAGCTTGTGGGTAGAGATTTCAGCCGCGTCCTGACCACAACAAGAGGAACGAGAGGGTATTTGGCTCCAGAGTGGATCTCCGGTCTTCCCATCACTCCCAAGGTTGATGTATACAGTTTTGGTATGACGCTCTTGGAAATCATTTCTGGTCGAAGAAATCTAGATTTAAACGAGCAAGATTCAAGTAAGTATTACTTTCCCGCGTGGGCAGCAACTCAAATTTACAACGGCAACACGATTAATATTGTGGAGGAGGGTATTGCAGAGGAGAGAGATCTTGAGGAGGTGAGAAGAGCAAGTATTGTAGGGTTGTTATGCATTGAACAGGATGAGGAGGTGAGGCCAAGCATGGGAGAAGTGGTGCTATTGCTGGAAGGGAAGATGCAGCCTCAAATTCAACAGGCTCAGATCTCTGCGAACATGGACAAGCAAGCAAACAGAAGCGAGACTGACAGCGATAGCGATGGCGAGGTTATCCATTAG